The window CACCCGCCCAGGGACTCGATACGCGAACCCAGCAAGAGCTGTTTTCATTCTTTTTACCGTAGCGATCCCAGTGAAATTGCACCTTGATGCGCCCATACTGGTCGGTCCAGAGCTGTTCCCCTGGCGGGCCGACAACGGCTGCCGTTTGCGGGCCGTGCGTGTGTGGGATCGGCGTACGGCGAGCAGCACGATATTGCAGGCTGGATGGCAGCGCTGTAAACGTTTCTTCATAGAAGTCTTCCATGCCAGTCCCACTGGCATAGCCTGCTACGCTCATGCGATAGTTGACGCTCACGACCAGGTACTCGCGATTCTCACTTTGACGCGGATGATTCTTTAAAGTGAACGTGCATCCTGGGGCGATACCGCGCGCGTTGGTCACGCCGGCAATCTGCTCGCGTACGCTTTGCAGTTCTTCAAGACGCATGCGTGAGTATTGTTCACCGTGGTTGGGGTCCTGGTAACCGCCCTGCCATTCGAACATTTCCAGATTGCCCGCTTGCGCGCCCCCGGAACTACGTGAGGCAGCCTCCAGGCTTGCACGTGGCTTGGTGAAATCGTAATCTGTCGTGGCGTACCCGTCAGGCGTGATTTGCGCTGCAACCTCCCAGCCAGACACATATTCTTCCTGTGGGTGTGCCAGGCGATCGGGTCCGTAATAAGGCACTGACGCATAGCCTGGCTGCGGCTCGTGGGTTGCAATGTCATCTGTAATCACCAGCGTATGCGACCCGTTCTTATGCTGGAAGTAATAATAAATACCTTCATGCTCCATCAGGCGGCTGATGAAGGCAAAATCTGTTTCCTGATATTGAACACAATATTCCCAGTTACGATAGGTGCCGTTGAGTTTGATATCAAATGGGAATGCGTAATCGCTCAGTACTTCGCGAATCACATCCGGTGCGGTTTTGTTCTGGAAAATTTTGTTATCGGAAGTCTGGGTCAAATACCAAAGCCAGGGACGCACAGTGGCACGATAAATGTAATATCGGGAGCTGCTGTTTTCCCGTCCCACCATCACGCATTTGGTGATCTGTCCATCAAGATATCTGGATCCGGCAGGCGATTCAATTTCTATCGTCAGCGATTTGCCCAACAGCTGTTGCAAATCAAGACTGTAGGACTCGGCTACCAATTCCACTTCAAATTCAAACAGGCTGGACAGGGCTTCCGTGCCGGACATTTGCCGAAAAGCCAGAACGCCTTCCAGCGGCGTGTGGGCAACGATGGGCCGAAATTCTATCTGGGAAGGCATATCCATTTTTTTCGCTCCATTAAGCTCAAACCGCAGCTGTCTATTTTGTAGAAGGCGGCGGGCGGGGCTATTCCGATTTGTTACATTCAAAGTACCGGAAGGATGAGATCTGCACAACCATACATGCGTTTGAAAACGCTACAAAATCTTATTTTTTTATCGAAAAAAAGAAGGCTGGCTTTCTAAATGTGCGAGTGCAACATTTATTTATTACTTTAATATGACATATTTAATATGATATTTTTTTCATGTAATTAAAGTGAAATAATAAGAAGATGAGCGACATTTGTCACTAACTTGACTTTCTTTTGCAATCATAAGCTGCCAGCCGTCAGCAAAAAATGCTGCATCCTGACGTTCGCCTTACGACATTTCCTATATGAAATTTCTCATTTCTGAAAATAATAATTGAAATATTTGTTCACAATAATGACAAATAATTAATTTTCTCATTATCGTACTTACATCTGTGGGCTTCAAATATGAGCGGCTAGGGGCTACGCCAGGGATGTTGTTTATCTCGGCGCCTGCCCCCGGGCAGGCCCTCCAAAACATCAGGTATTGTCCTTCACTGTGGCCGTCGGGCCGTTTGTCTTGCACGACTCAATCCCGTTGTCCCGGGCTGCTGTGCTGGAATACATTTCGCTATGGCCTAGCACTTCACCATTGGCCGCTGACAAGGTAAAAAATGGCGAGCCATCCTTCGCCGTTTTTCGCAGATACCGTTCATCTGATGAAGAATTCTTGCGGACTGATTCAATGCCACCTAACGCCCCCGCCTTGGCGGCATATCGCTCGCCCGTCAAAATGATCTGTCCATTTCCAGCCTTCAGATTGAACATGTACTGCTCGCCACTGCGCTTCAAGTCATAACTTCCGCTCATAAGAATCTCCGATATTCGAGTTATTTGGGAATACAACTGTGATGTCATGTGATGCCAAGCCAGGCGCTTTGTTTTTATACGCCAGTGTTCATACTAGCGTAATTTCATTTATTTGCAAACACAGATGTGATAGACATTGCCGCGACTCCCTCCTACCTATATCCCGCCTTCCACTCCCTTGGGGATTGCCCAGACTGTGCCTTGAACGCACGAGACAGCGCCGCTTCGCTCCCATAGCCGACCTCGGCCGCAATCATCTTCAATGGCCGCCCACGCCGCAATGCCTTTTGCGCCAGACGCACGCGCCACCCCTGAAGATACTGGCCAGGCGTCACACCCACTGTCTCGCGAAACGTCGCAGCAAATACGCTACGCGACATGCCCGCGACACTGGCCAGTTCGTCCAGTGTCCACTCCTGCGCGGGCGCTTCATGCATTGCCACCAGCGCATTCCGCAGGCGGGCGTGGGACATGCCAGACAACAGGCCCACATGCACCTGGCCACTTTCCATCAATTGGCGCAATACCTGAATCATCACCACCTCAAACAGCCGCTCAATCAGTGCGACTCGCCCGCAACGCTGCTCGAACGCTTCCTCGAACAGCAACGCCAGCACCGGCTCGGCACCCGCAATCTCGTCCAATGGCAGGCAAACAAGGTTTGGCAACGCCGAGGCTATCGGATTGCCGGCTCCGCCCTCAAAGGCCAGATGCGCGCACACCATATCCGCACCCCGTGCGGGGTTGGTCACAAAATGATGCGTGCGTGGCCTTGGAAACAGCAGCAGGCTGGGGCGATCCACCTGTAACGTCTGGTTGTCGTACTGCACCTGGACGGAACCGCTACGCACCAAATGCAGTTGCCCGTTAACCCCGTCACTCGGCACCGTGTTAAAGCCGCATAGCGCGCCGGTATTGAATACCTGCGCGTTCACGGGAAAATGGGCCATGAGTGCAGCAAGCCGATCAGCCATTTTGATACTCCTGGTTAAGTTTTCAGGATTTTACATCACCCATCGTATCGTTAGTGCGAGCAGAATACGTCTTACGGGATCACACTTCCCTGATCAAGCAAATTACTTACCAGGAACCATCATTATGTCTATCGAAAAAATCCTTTACACCGCCACTGCAACCGCCACAGGAGGCCGGGAAGGCCACGCCACCTCTTCCGACAACGTGCTGGACGTGCAATTGTCTACCCCACGCGAACTGGGCGGCGCGGGCGGCCCCGGCACCAATCCGGAACAATTGTTTGCTGCCGGCTACTCGGCCTGCTTTCTGGGTGCACTCAAGTTCGTAGCATCCAAACAAAAGATCGCATTGCCCGCAGACACCACCGTGACCGGCCAGGTTGGTATTGGACAGATACCCACTGGCTTCGGCATCCAGGCAGCGCTGACTATCGCCGCGCCAGGCATCGACCGAGACACGCTGCAGGGACTGGTCGATCAGGCTCACGTGGTCTGCCCATACTCCAACGCGACCCGAGGCAATATCGATGTAACTCTGGTACTTGCAGACTAGTTTCATTCGCTTAACCTTGCCGGCTATCCGCGTTAGATCTTCCTGTATTATCAAGTCACGATCAGCACACAAAAACAGGAGATTGTATGCATCCCTATGTCGCACTATTGCGCGCCGTAAATGTTGGTGGAACCGGCAAGCTACCGATGTCCGAACTGAAAGCAATGTGTATTGCGCAGGGGTTCGTAGCCGTGCAAACGTATATCGCCAGCGGCAATGTCGTTTTTTCCAGCGAACTGCCAAAAGCGAAAGTTAAGGCCGCGCTTGAGAAACAACTACACGCCTATGCTGGCAAAGCGGTTACTGTCATTGTGCGTACAGCGCAAGAAATGTCCGATCTGCTGAACGCAAACCCATTCACACAGCATCCCCAGAACCGCACACTTGTCATATTTCTGGATGAAGCGCCACCTGCCGATGCAATAAGCAATGCCAGGGATTTAAAGGATGAGCAGATCAGTCTGGGCAAACGCGAGATTTACGTAGCCTACGGCGACGATATGGGCCGCTCGAAACTAAAGATTCCTGCAGCGGCAAATGGTACTGCGCGCAACATGAATACGGTTGTGAAGCTGGCAAGCATGTTGGCTGATAAAGATGAATAGCCAGGAAAGTGCCGTTGCAATCTCGGCACGCCAATCATTCAGAACGGGGTCTCGCCTGTCGTCGCACCACGCATGATACGAATGTAGCTGAGAGCGAACCGTTTGCAGCGATGCATAGTACGACAATTGTCCTGCATAACCGCATAGTTCGATAGCAAAAAGACCGGATCACGCTGATCAGCGCAAAAGTTTTATCAAGCGACACGCAAAAAAACCGACTCCCGCGCCGTATCTTCTTCAGTAGATATTAACGCAATATCCTTTGCATTCACTTCACTGGATTGAATCAGCTTTCGGGTGTAATCATGCTGCGGTGATCGCATAACATCCAGCACACTGCCGTACTCCACCGAACTGCCATCTTTCATCACGATAACGTCATGGGCCATGGCATGAACAACGTCCATATCATGCGTGATGAGTAGAAAACTGATACCAAGCCGTTTTTGCAGAGCCTGCAACAGGCTGAGCACTTGCCGCTGAATAGTCACGTCCAGTGCACTAGTAGGTTCGTCAAGCACCAGAATATCAGGATGAGTAATCAGAGCACGAGCAATGGCAATGCGCTGTCGCTGCCCACCTGAAAATTCGTGAGGATAACGCTCCAGCAGATTTGGAAACAGAGTCTCGGTCAGCCCAACTTCCCCCAGCACAGTCAGCACCCGCTCGCGAACCACCTGGGTCGACAAGGAGGGTTCATGAAATGACAATGCTTCTCCCACGACCCTTTGCACCGACATTCTCGGACTCAGTGAAGCATAGGGATCCTGAAACACCACCTGAATTTTGCGCCGCAGTGCCTTCAGGGCCTCGAATCCCTGCTGCCGGGCAGCATGCCAAGTAGAACCGGCAATCGTAATGTTACCCTGGAAAGGCAACAGCCCCAATACGGCCTGAGCGAGCGTCGATTTGCCCGAACCCGACTCGCCGATAATACCCAGTGTCCTGCCTCGACGCAAAACAAGTGAAATATCCTGCGTTGCGGAAAAATGACGAGGCTTAAAAACTTCACGCAGGGTGGTAGCTGAAAGACGGTAGCTGACGCTAACGCCTCTTGCATCAAGGACAACTTCAGGCTGCTCCTGGCCCGCAGTGACTTCTATCACGTCCCTGACCGGTATACTATCCAGCAATTTCTGCGTATATGTGTGGCGTGGTGCTGTAAATACCTCGCTCACCTCACCGACTTCAACGATTCGTCCAGCTTGCAGAACAATGACACGCTGGGCAAACCGACGAACCAGATTCAGATCATGGGTAATCAGCAACACTGCCATATTGCGTTTGCGTTGGAGCTGATCAAGCAAGGCCAGAATCTGTACCCGCAAGGTGACATCCAGAGCCGTGGTCGGTTCGTCAGCAAGCAGCACGCGAGGTTCGCTCGCCAGTGCCATAGCAATCATGGCGCGTTGCCGCTGACCACCGGATAATTGATGCGGATAAGCACGCGCGCGCCTGGCGGGATCTGGAATGTCGGTTTCTGCAAGCCGCTCTACCGCCTTGCCCCAGGCTTGCCGTGCACCCAGACCATGCTTGACGCGATAGACTTCGGCAATTTGCTCGCCCACGGTATATAAGGGGTTGAGTGCCGTCATGGGTTCCTGAAATATCACAGAGATATCTCGCCCACGCACCGCGCTCAGGTCACGTTCTGACATGGCAACAAGGTCAACACCATCCAATACAATCTGTCCGGCGATAGACGCCCCCGCAATCAGTTTCAACATACTGAGCGCGATAACGCTTTTGCCCGAGCCGGACTCGCCCACCAGCGCAATTTTTTCGCCAGCAGAAACATCAAATGTCACGTCGTGCACGACTTGTTTGTCACCAAAGCGGATATTTAGTCCTTGAATATTCAACAGAGGTTCGTTCATAGTATTCCTGGAAGATTAATCGTCATGCGGCCCCGTCCATCCCGGCTCCTGTTGTGGTCGTGCGCAAGATTCCCGAACGACCAATTCTGTAGGCACCACGATGGTGCTCGCGTTCCATTCACCCACCGTCCCAAGACGATGCAGAAGCATATGAGCTGCTTCGCACCCCAGCTCAAAGGCAGAGTAGCGAACCACAGTGACCGCCGGCTGCACCAATTCCGCCAATTCACTGTCATTTGTGGTGATCAGCGACATATCCTGGGGGATACGGATATCGGCTGCACGGCAGGCAGACAGCACGCCACGCAACAGTCGCCGCCCTAAAGCAAGAACAGCTGTTGGCGCGCTGTTCAAGGCAAACAGAAGCTGCATTTGCCGCCCTCCGAACGCGGCGTCCGCGACACGCTCACTCGTGCGAATCAAAGCCGGATCCGGCTCAATGCCGCAATCCCGGTGTGCCTGTAAATAGCCAAGCAATCGATCCCGACCAACAAAGTTGCTGTGCCCCCCCGTGATGAGTGCGACCCGCCTGTGACCCAAGTCAAGCAGATAACGCGTTGCCTGCAAGGTACCTTCGTAGTGATCAGCCACCACTTTTCCTGCGATTTGAACGGAGACATCCCTCTCTATCATGACCACGGGAAAATTAGCAAGCGAGAGGGACGCAAGCACATCAGGATTCGTTTCGTCCGTAATGGTGAATATCAGGCCATCGGCCTGCCGCTGTCCGAAAAGCTCGACCAGCCTGCACTCCTGCTGGGGAGACTCATTGCTGCTACCGACAATCAATTGGTAGCCGGCTCTGGTCAGAACACTTTCTGCGCCTTTGATCATGGAAGAAAATAGCGGATTGTCCAGATCGGAAAAAACAAATCCGATCATGCGGGATGTTTTTTCTCTCATGTTCTGAGCGAGCATGCTGGGCTTCCAGTTGAGTGCAACCATGGCTTCTTTGACGCGCGAGCGGGTCAGCGGAGTCACGTTATTTACTTCGTTGACCACACGGGAAACCGTTCCGACTGAAACGCCTGCGAGTCTTGCGACATCACGAACAGTGGGTCGACTTCCCTTGTTAATTGAAGAACGCGTTACTGACATTCGGGAGTTTTCTATCGTAAATGAATCGATTCACATAGTGGCATATATCAGCATCGGTTCAAAAGACCGGTTTCTTATTTTTAAATAGCAAAAGGAAACTAAGCATTCTCGCGGGTTTGTGCAATTGCTCTTGAAACTAATAGATTCAGCGTTCACCACAACAACATAGGTCGAATCGCATAAATAAATTCTTAATTTGTATTTTTTGCATTTGCAATGAATCGTTATCATGACTTCTCTCGAATATCACAAAAGTGATTTTTTACGGATATATAAAATGAATCAAAAGCGGCACGGATTATTCTCTTTGCGCACACTCTCGAGCCTCGCGCTTATAGCAGCGCTGTTTGGATCGACTCCCCTTCAAGCTCAACAGACGCCCGCACGAGGTGGTACGCTGACTGCCATTGCACAGCCCGAGCCTAATGTACTGACCAATGCTTTCAATACGAGTTTCTCGATCGGCGTCGTCGCGAGCAACGTACTTGAAGGCTTGCTCAGTTTTGACGAAAAACAGCAACTGCAGCCCTCGTTGGCAACTTCCTGGCATGTATCCGAAGACGGCAAAACCATCACCTTCAAACTGCGTGAAGGTGTCAAATGGCACGATGGAAAGCCGTTCACCTCCGCGGATGTGCAGTTCAGCGCAATGCAGGTGTGGAAAAAAACACATCCACGCAGCCGCAATACTTTTGCCGCAATCGAGTCTGTGGACACACCGGATGAACACACCGTTGTTTTTCATTTAACACATCCATCACAGGTGGTCTTCAGTTCGCTTAACGCCATCGAGGGACAAGTACTGCCAAAGCACTTATACGAAGGCACCAATATTCTTGACAATCCCTACAATCTGAAGCCTGTAGGCACGGGACCATTTGTATTCAAGGAATGGAATAAGGGGCAATACATTTTGCTTGAACGTAATCCTGACTACTGGGACGCCGGTAAACCGTATCTGGATAAGCTGATCTTTAAATTCATTCCCGATGCAGGTTCAAGAGCCGCCGCTCTGGAAACCGGCGAGGCCCTCTATGCTCCATTTGACCCCGTCCCCTTGTCCGATATTCAGCGGATAAAAACCAACCCAAATCTTGCTGTGAGCCTGGATGGCTATGCCTGGCAATCGGCATACGTATTTCTTGAGTTCAATCTGCGCAATCCTATTTTGCAAAAACCGGAAGTGCGTCATGCCATTGCGCATGCGATCAACCGCCAGGCTCTGGTGGATACGGTTTGGTATGGGCTGGGAAAACCGGCAACCGGGCCCATTCCGTCCAGTTTGAAGAACTTTTACACTGCAGACGATGTGCCGCAGTACCACTTCGATCCGAAACGTGCTGAGCAATTGCTTGACGCAGCCGGCTATCCACGCAAGGAGAATGGCGTACGCTTCACGCTGACTCAAGAATATCAGAATTTCCACGAGGCATTCAAGAACAATGCAGAGTTCATTCGCCAGTCGCTCAAGCGAGTCGGCATTGAGGTTGAAATCCGTAATCGCGACATTCCAGGGCACTTGAAAGCCGTTTATACCGATCACAATTTCGACATAAACACCGGCAGATGGGTCCCGACGCTGGATCCACAGGTAGGTGGTTTCCGCCACTACTGGTCCAAATCTATCGCGCCAGGTGTGGCCTGGACTAATGCATCGGGATATTCGAATCCAAAAATGGACCAGATTATCGAAAGCATCCAGACAGAAGCCGATAGCAATAAACGAACCGAACTTTTCCATCGCTTCCAGCGACTGGCACAGCAGGATCTGCCGGTCATTCCCCTGTTTGAACAGGCTAATTTCACGGTCTACAACAAAAGTGTGCATGGCCTGAACAAGGCGCCCGATGGCGCGCTGTC of the Advenella mimigardefordensis DPN7 genome contains:
- a CDS encoding type VI secretion system Vgr family protein, encoding MDMPSQIEFRPIVAHTPLEGVLAFRQMSGTEALSSLFEFEVELVAESYSLDLQQLLGKSLTIEIESPAGSRYLDGQITKCVMVGRENSSSRYYIYRATVRPWLWYLTQTSDNKIFQNKTAPDVIREVLSDYAFPFDIKLNGTYRNWEYCVQYQETDFAFISRLMEHEGIYYYFQHKNGSHTLVITDDIATHEPQPGYASVPYYGPDRLAHPQEEYVSGWEVAAQITPDGYATTDYDFTKPRASLEAASRSSGGAQAGNLEMFEWQGGYQDPNHGEQYSRMRLEELQSVREQIAGVTNARGIAPGCTFTLKNHPRQSENREYLVVSVNYRMSVAGYASGTGMEDFYEETFTALPSSLQYRAARRTPIPHTHGPQTAAVVGPPGEQLWTDQYGRIKVQFHWDRYGKKNENSSCWVRVSSPWAGGGFGGLQLPRINDEVVVDFIGGCPDRPLVLGRVYNANNMPPVELPANASQSGFRSQSVHGDPSMANWLLFEDKLGAEMAHMKAQLNMLLEINNDCDHNIGNNHKTTVGGCQHVTVQQETHITRQGITNEQLNSAVRREINANYDTIINGVLNSEHTGDLIDQRTGEVIKNQMGSITDTVEGNITRELTGNKTSTQTGDLTSTINGMIDEKLNGNHNRTVVGDTNTTYQGNTTTTTTGKRTGTVNGGSMDTVFGIRQTYTVGAAVTGAIVAASGFGINSTFTGVNVAAHGFTGTLAGYDWKTAALGTRTTGVDLELKGADTNIKGILNSIKAVDNEVGTVINDIAATRQEIDGLGQKVAGARLRVGGITLRGTGLDLTA
- a CDS encoding YegP family protein: MSGSYDLKRSGEQYMFNLKAGNGQIILTGERYAAKAGALGGIESVRKNSSSDERYLRKTAKDGSPFFTLSAANGEVLGHSEMYSSTAARDNGIESCKTNGPTATVKDNT
- a CDS encoding AraC family transcriptional regulator, coding for MADRLAALMAHFPVNAQVFNTGALCGFNTVPSDGVNGQLHLVRSGSVQVQYDNQTLQVDRPSLLLFPRPRTHHFVTNPARGADMVCAHLAFEGGAGNPIASALPNLVCLPLDEIAGAEPVLALLFEEAFEQRCGRVALIERLFEVVMIQVLRQLMESGQVHVGLLSGMSHARLRNALVAMHEAPAQEWTLDELASVAGMSRSVFAATFRETVGVTPGQYLQGWRVRLAQKALRRGRPLKMIAAEVGYGSEAALSRAFKAQSGQSPREWKAGYR
- a CDS encoding organic hydroperoxide resistance protein, with protein sequence MSIEKILYTATATATGGREGHATSSDNVLDVQLSTPRELGGAGGPGTNPEQLFAAGYSACFLGALKFVASKQKIALPADTTVTGQVGIGQIPTGFGIQAALTIAAPGIDRDTLQGLVDQAHVVCPYSNATRGNIDVTLVLAD
- a CDS encoding DUF1697 domain-containing protein gives rise to the protein MHPYVALLRAVNVGGTGKLPMSELKAMCIAQGFVAVQTYIASGNVVFSSELPKAKVKAALEKQLHAYAGKAVTVIVRTAQEMSDLLNANPFTQHPQNRTLVIFLDEAPPADAISNARDLKDEQISLGKREIYVAYGDDMGRSKLKIPAAANGTARNMNTVVKLASMLADKDE
- a CDS encoding ABC transporter ATP-binding protein, with translation MNEPLLNIQGLNIRFGDKQVVHDVTFDVSAGEKIALVGESGSGKSVIALSMLKLIAGASIAGQIVLDGVDLVAMSERDLSAVRGRDISVIFQEPMTALNPLYTVGEQIAEVYRVKHGLGARQAWGKAVERLAETDIPDPARRARAYPHQLSGGQRQRAMIAMALASEPRVLLADEPTTALDVTLRVQILALLDQLQRKRNMAVLLITHDLNLVRRFAQRVIVLQAGRIVEVGEVSEVFTAPRHTYTQKLLDSIPVRDVIEVTAGQEQPEVVLDARGVSVSYRLSATTLREVFKPRHFSATQDISLVLRRGRTLGIIGESGSGKSTLAQAVLGLLPFQGNITIAGSTWHAARQQGFEALKALRRKIQVVFQDPYASLSPRMSVQRVVGEALSFHEPSLSTQVVRERVLTVLGEVGLTETLFPNLLERYPHEFSGGQRQRIAIARALITHPDILVLDEPTSALDVTIQRQVLSLLQALQKRLGISFLLITHDMDVVHAMAHDVIVMKDGSSVEYGSVLDVMRSPQHDYTRKLIQSSEVNAKDIALISTEEDTARESVFLRVA
- a CDS encoding LacI family DNA-binding transcriptional regulator → MSVTRSSINKGSRPTVRDVARLAGVSVGTVSRVVNEVNNVTPLTRSRVKEAMVALNWKPSMLAQNMREKTSRMIGFVFSDLDNPLFSSMIKGAESVLTRAGYQLIVGSSNESPQQECRLVELFGQRQADGLIFTITDETNPDVLASLSLANFPVVMIERDVSVQIAGKVVADHYEGTLQATRYLLDLGHRRVALITGGHSNFVGRDRLLGYLQAHRDCGIEPDPALIRTSERVADAAFGGRQMQLLFALNSAPTAVLALGRRLLRGVLSACRAADIRIPQDMSLITTNDSELAELVQPAVTVVRYSAFELGCEAAHMLLHRLGTVGEWNASTIVVPTELVVRESCARPQQEPGWTGPHDD
- a CDS encoding ABC transporter substrate-binding protein; this translates as MNQKRHGLFSLRTLSSLALIAALFGSTPLQAQQTPARGGTLTAIAQPEPNVLTNAFNTSFSIGVVASNVLEGLLSFDEKQQLQPSLATSWHVSEDGKTITFKLREGVKWHDGKPFTSADVQFSAMQVWKKTHPRSRNTFAAIESVDTPDEHTVVFHLTHPSQVVFSSLNAIEGQVLPKHLYEGTNILDNPYNLKPVGTGPFVFKEWNKGQYILLERNPDYWDAGKPYLDKLIFKFIPDAGSRAAALETGEALYAPFDPVPLSDIQRIKTNPNLAVSLDGYAWQSAYVFLEFNLRNPILQKPEVRHAIAHAINRQALVDTVWYGLGKPATGPIPSSLKNFYTADDVPQYHFDPKRAEQLLDAAGYPRKENGVRFTLTQEYQNFHEAFKNNAEFIRQSLKRVGIEVEIRNRDIPGHLKAVYTDHNFDINTGRWVPTLDPQVGGFRHYWSKSIAPGVAWTNASGYSNPKMDQIIESIQTEADSNKRTELFHRFQRLAQQDLPVIPLFEQANFTVYNKSVHGLNKAPDGALSSLKTLWLEP